From Pirellulales bacterium, one genomic window encodes:
- a CDS encoding sulfurtransferase, whose amino-acid sequence MAKYAFPEVLVSTQWVAEHQQDAQIRIVESDEDPLVYQQGHIPGAVRLDWHTELENPVIRDFVDKEHFETVMRSKGIANDTTVVFYGDKSNWWACYAFWVFKLYGHEKCLIMDGGRKRWELDGKPLVRDPEPSYPPTEYHAKDPDPSIRAFRDEVLKHARSGKPLVDVRSPGEFTGQLLHMPDYPQEGALRGGHIPGAVNIPWGKAAKEDGTFKSPKELEQLYLKDGGLKRGARIVAYCRIGERSSHTWFVLKYLLGFRNVKNYDGSWTEWGNAVGLPVERGPGAVAPTEPSSFVPSAPPQPIAETPKPEPVAHAAG is encoded by the coding sequence ATGGCCAAATATGCTTTTCCCGAGGTGCTAGTTTCGACCCAATGGGTGGCCGAGCACCAGCAAGACGCGCAGATTCGGATCGTCGAGTCGGACGAAGACCCGCTCGTCTATCAACAGGGGCACATCCCCGGCGCCGTGCGGCTCGATTGGCACACCGAACTGGAAAACCCCGTGATCCGCGATTTTGTCGATAAAGAGCACTTTGAGACGGTGATGCGCTCGAAGGGTATCGCCAACGACACGACGGTTGTCTTTTACGGCGACAAGAGCAATTGGTGGGCCTGCTATGCCTTCTGGGTCTTCAAGCTTTACGGCCACGAGAAATGCCTGATCATGGACGGGGGCCGCAAGCGCTGGGAACTAGACGGCAAGCCCCTGGTGCGCGACCCCGAACCAAGCTATCCGCCGACGGAGTACCACGCCAAGGATCCCGATCCGTCAATTAGGGCATTCCGCGACGAAGTGCTCAAGCACGCCCGCTCGGGCAAACCGCTGGTGGATGTCCGCTCGCCCGGCGAATTCACCGGCCAATTGCTGCACATGCCCGACTATCCACAGGAAGGCGCGCTGCGCGGTGGGCACATCCCCGGCGCGGTGAATATCCCTTGGGGCAAGGCGGCTAAGGAAGACGGCACGTTCAAATCGCCCAAGGAATTGGAGCAGCTTTATTTGAAGGATGGCGGGCTCAAGCGAGGCGCCCGGATTGTGGCCTATTGCCGGATCGGCGAGCGATCGAGCCATACCTGGTTCGTGCTCAAGTATTTACTTGGGTTCCGAAACGTAAAGAATTACGATGGCTCCTGGACCGAATGGGGCAACGCCGTCGGCCTGCCGGTTGAACGAGGGCCGGGAGCGGTCGCACCCACCGAGCCCAGTTCCTTCGTGCCGAGCGCGCCTCCGCAGCCAATCGCGGAAACGCCGAAACCAGAGCCAGTGGCGCACGCTGCAGGATAG
- a CDS encoding RluA family pseudouridine synthase: MNPSLGRDDSSLAPRPPPLAPQQFDLLVTEEFVGQRLDLFLAHKFPTHSRVQLRRAINAAGVSVNGKRAKAAHRLRLGEQIRLTLPEIPREAPQPENIPLDVLFEDEWLAAINKPSGMVVHPAKGHWAGTLTSALQFHFDQLSGAGGPTRPGIVHRLDRDTSGVLVVAKTDRAHFALADQFEQRTVEKEYFALVVGNPDRDRDQIDLPIGIHPYQREKMAVRRDHPTSRPAQTFYEIIERFDGFAAVRVTPKTGRTHQIRVHLNGVGCPVLCDRHYGGRSQLTRGELRGDPDDTHLLLERQALHALRLALRHPATGERLEFHAPLAPDIAEVLAELRRSRRPLSSL, encoded by the coding sequence ATGAATCCATCATTGGGGCGCGACGACTCCTCCCTCGCCCCTCGCCCCCCGCCCCTCGCCCCTCAGCAATTCGATCTGCTCGTCACCGAAGAGTTCGTAGGTCAGCGGCTCGATCTGTTTTTGGCGCACAAGTTTCCCACGCACAGCCGCGTGCAGCTTCGCCGAGCCATAAACGCGGCCGGCGTTTCGGTCAATGGCAAGCGGGCGAAGGCAGCTCATCGGCTGCGGCTCGGTGAACAGATTCGGCTCACGCTGCCGGAGATTCCGCGCGAAGCGCCGCAGCCCGAGAACATCCCGCTCGACGTGCTATTCGAGGACGAGTGGCTGGCCGCGATCAACAAGCCGTCGGGAATGGTGGTGCATCCGGCGAAAGGTCATTGGGCCGGCACGCTCACGAGCGCCTTGCAGTTTCACTTCGATCAGCTCAGCGGCGCCGGCGGCCCGACGCGGCCGGGCATCGTGCATCGCCTCGATCGCGACACCAGCGGAGTGCTCGTCGTCGCCAAGACCGATCGCGCCCATTTCGCGCTGGCCGATCAGTTCGAGCAGCGCACAGTCGAGAAAGAGTATTTCGCGCTCGTCGTTGGCAATCCCGATCGAGATCGTGACCAGATCGATCTTCCGATCGGCATCCATCCGTATCAGCGCGAAAAAATGGCCGTGCGCCGCGATCACCCGACCAGCCGGCCGGCCCAAACGTTTTATGAAATCATCGAGCGCTTCGACGGTTTCGCCGCAGTGCGCGTGACACCGAAGACCGGCCGCACGCACCAGATTCGCGTGCATCTCAATGGCGTCGGCTGCCCCGTGCTCTGCGACCGTCACTACGGCGGCCGCTCGCAACTAACGCGCGGCGAACTCCGCGGCGACCCCGACGACACGCATCTTCTCTTGGAGCGCCAAGCGCTGCACGCTTTGCGCCTTGCCTTGCGGCATCCCGCAACCGGCGAGCGGCTGGAATTCCATGCCCCGCTCGCGCCCGACATCGCCGAGGTCTTGGCCGAGCTGCGCCGCTCGCGCCGACCACTTTCGAGCCTCTAG
- a CDS encoding tetratricopeptide repeat protein → MKTERRHELQHNSLADMLSDVGENAKPYAKGLLGVALAALVVVCAYLYLSKRAEAEDGASWDQTWQAIDRQDMEGLREVVKTYPNKPAAIWSQLVLADMELSSGVTKLFVQKSTGRDLIRTALDDYQNVAEHAVHPQEREHALFGIGRSQESLDQLSKAREAYEQLVKNYPSGPYEKRAQQRLDELARDSAKNWYDWFEATEPPTSNIGKGSPFASPLDEKGPTGPSLPPLPPGFEVPDVGKTKNPPPEPKPIEPKTVEPNAKADESKGGEGKSSDAKSGDAAKATDAKPTDAKSEAKAADGKDDKSKSEPAKSDSPKPAPAAPDSSKPAAEKSAAGK, encoded by the coding sequence ATGAAAACCGAACGCCGCCACGAATTGCAGCACAATAGCTTGGCCGACATGCTGAGCGACGTCGGCGAGAACGCCAAGCCGTACGCCAAGGGCTTGCTCGGAGTGGCGCTGGCGGCGCTCGTGGTCGTCTGTGCTTATCTCTATCTCTCGAAGCGGGCGGAGGCGGAAGACGGCGCCAGTTGGGATCAAACCTGGCAGGCCATCGACCGGCAGGACATGGAAGGCTTGCGGGAAGTCGTCAAGACATATCCCAACAAGCCGGCCGCGATCTGGTCGCAGCTAGTGTTGGCCGACATGGAATTGAGCAGCGGCGTCACGAAACTGTTTGTGCAGAAATCGACTGGCCGCGATCTGATCCGCACCGCGTTGGACGATTATCAGAACGTGGCCGAGCACGCCGTCCATCCGCAAGAGCGTGAGCATGCCCTGTTTGGAATCGGTCGGTCGCAGGAATCGCTCGATCAACTCTCCAAGGCCCGCGAGGCTTATGAGCAGTTGGTGAAGAACTATCCCAGCGGTCCCTACGAAAAGCGGGCCCAGCAGCGGCTCGATGAATTGGCCCGCGACTCCGCGAAGAACTGGTACGACTGGTTCGAAGCGACTGAGCCGCCGACATCCAACATTGGCAAGGGAAGCCCGTTTGCAAGCCCGCTTGACGAAAAGGGACCGACGGGACCGAGTCTGCCGCCGCTGCCACCTGGATTCGAGGTGCCCGACGTCGGAAAGACGAAGAACCCGCCGCCGGAGCCGAAACCGATCGAGCCGAAGACCGTCGAGCCCAACGCTAAAGCCGACGAATCGAAGGGGGGCGAAGGGAAATCGAGCGACGCGAAATCCGGCGATGCGGCGAAGGCGACGGATGCCAAACCCACCGACGCCAAATCGGAAGCCAAGGCCGCCGACGGAAAGGACGACAAATCAAAATCGGAGCCGGCGAAATCGGATTCGCCGAAGCCGGCGCCTGCCGCGCCCGATTCTTCAAAGCCCGCCGCCGAAAAGAGCGCGGCGGGCAAATAG
- a CDS encoding carbon storage regulator, with the protein MLILRRKVGEKIVIGDGITVVVSRVSGGRVTLGIEAPNDVHIVRGELKVFDEQHPRPTVPLMALPTGSFHELPAAPDVPRLPR; encoded by the coding sequence GTGTTGATTCTTAGACGCAAGGTGGGTGAAAAGATCGTCATTGGTGACGGAATCACGGTGGTGGTCAGTCGGGTATCAGGTGGACGCGTGACACTGGGTATCGAAGCGCCGAACGACGTTCATATCGTGCGAGGCGAACTGAAGGTTTTCGATGAGCAGCATCCGCGGCCGACAGTGCCGCTGATGGCTCTGCCGACGGGCAGTTTCCATGAGCTGCCGGCGGCCCCCGATGTGCCTCGACTCCCTCGCTAA
- a CDS encoding Xaa-Pro peptidase family protein, translating into MPTNDIDLVACRGRQRRLLERMAELKLDLVIVTQIEHVQWLTGPRFEWKFQPVAVLSADGRMTLVAPSDSRDPAEADEVLHYDAKWLSTLRQDQRAASSQVLLKALAARPKPRSIGVEFSSFPPCLAAPLPAKLIDIEPVMHHLRRRKDPDELARLKKAIAATGAMYARAREIVAPGVNELDVYNELQAVAVREFAEPLTGTGNDYACAVHGGPPRDRRAEAGELYILDLGPAYRGYFADNSRTLAVGGRPSDRQLQACDHVRQAFAIVERVVRPGKRCRELYEEVRQHLEQFPDGTWNSHLGHGIGLFPHEPPHLNPNWDDTFEAGDVIAVEPAIYAPDLRAGVRLENDYLVTDRGTELLSDFPIGLT; encoded by the coding sequence ATGCCAACGAACGATATCGATCTAGTTGCCTGCCGCGGCCGCCAGCGGCGCTTGCTGGAGCGGATGGCCGAATTGAAGCTCGATCTGGTCATCGTGACTCAGATCGAGCATGTGCAATGGTTGACTGGGCCGCGGTTCGAATGGAAGTTTCAACCAGTCGCGGTCCTCTCGGCCGACGGGCGAATGACTTTGGTTGCCCCGAGCGACTCGCGCGATCCAGCGGAAGCAGACGAAGTTCTTCATTACGATGCCAAATGGCTTTCGACGCTTCGCCAGGACCAGCGAGCTGCTTCGTCGCAAGTGTTGCTAAAAGCTCTTGCGGCTCGCCCGAAACCGCGATCGATCGGCGTCGAATTCTCCTCCTTCCCGCCGTGCCTGGCGGCGCCGCTGCCCGCGAAGTTGATCGACATCGAGCCGGTCATGCACCACTTGCGCCGCCGCAAGGATCCTGACGAACTCGCGCGGCTCAAGAAGGCCATCGCGGCGACCGGCGCGATGTACGCCCGGGCACGCGAAATCGTCGCGCCGGGCGTGAACGAATTGGACGTGTACAACGAACTCCAGGCGGTTGCCGTGAGAGAGTTCGCCGAGCCGCTGACGGGGACCGGCAACGATTACGCGTGCGCAGTTCATGGCGGCCCGCCGCGCGATCGACGCGCCGAGGCGGGCGAGCTTTACATTTTGGACCTCGGGCCGGCATATCGCGGCTATTTCGCCGACAACTCGCGAACATTGGCCGTTGGCGGCCGGCCGAGCGACCGGCAGCTTCAGGCCTGCGACCATGTCCGCCAAGCGTTTGCCATCGTCGAGCGCGTGGTTCGTCCAGGTAAGCGTTGCCGCGAATTGTACGAAGAGGTACGGCAACACTTAGAGCAGTTTCCGGACGGAACCTGGAATTCGCACCTCGGTCACGGCATCGGCCTGTTTCCGCACGAGCCGCCCCATTTGAATCCTAACTGGGACGACACATTTGAGGCCGGGGATGTGATCGCGGTCGAGCCGGCCATCTATGCGCCTGACCTGCGCGCGGGAGTCCGCTTGGAAAACGACTATCTCGTGACAGACCGCGGAACGGAACTGCTAAGTGATTTCCCCATCGGCCTGACGTAG
- a CDS encoding SufE family protein, producing the protein MSTAATKLDRIVDEFAGLEPRERLELLLEFAEGLPPLPPRYQAEKDRGEHRVHECQTPVFLWVEVNDGQVQVYGDVAPEAPTVKGFVGILVDAFSGSSAEEVLSVQPDLLQRLGLVQALGMMRMRGLQAILFAIRDQVRKAAITD; encoded by the coding sequence ATGTCCACTGCCGCGACAAAACTCGATCGGATCGTCGATGAATTCGCCGGGCTGGAACCGCGCGAGCGGCTCGAGTTGTTGCTCGAATTCGCCGAAGGACTGCCGCCGCTTCCGCCGCGGTATCAGGCAGAGAAGGATCGTGGCGAGCACCGCGTTCACGAATGCCAAACACCCGTGTTCCTGTGGGTCGAGGTGAACGACGGCCAGGTGCAAGTCTACGGCGACGTGGCCCCCGAGGCGCCGACGGTCAAGGGCTTCGTCGGCATCCTTGTCGATGCCTTCTCCGGCTCTTCGGCTGAAGAGGTTTTATCCGTCCAGCCCGACCTCCTGCAGCGCCTCGGCCTGGTCCAAGCCCTCGGCATGATGCGCATGCGCGGTCTACAAGCGATCCTGTTCGCCATCCGAGATCAAGTGCGCAAGGCAGCAATTACCGATTGA